A genomic stretch from Kribbella jejuensis includes:
- a CDS encoding TIM barrel protein, with amino-acid sequence MGKVHIGTAPDSWGVWFADDPQQTTWTRFLDEAAAAGYTRIELGPYGYLPTDPVRLKEELDRRGLTMTAGTTFEQLHRPDGWEATWRDIVKTAELTAAMGAKHLVVMPSMWRGDNGEIVEERLDHEGQAKHGRAVTELGRRLAEEFGLRTQYHPHADGHVDTQDTVERFLEETDSAYVNLCLDTGHISYCGGDNLELIRKYPDRIGYVHLKQVDPKVLGEVEAEGLSVDEAVRRGVFCEPPYGVPELPPVLEALAGLDADVFAIVEQDMYPCAPDVPLPIAERTLTYLKSQQLITGGGGESD; translated from the coding sequence ATGGGGAAGGTCCACATCGGTACGGCGCCGGACTCGTGGGGCGTCTGGTTCGCCGACGATCCGCAGCAGACGACGTGGACGCGGTTCCTCGACGAGGCTGCTGCGGCTGGGTACACGCGGATCGAGCTCGGTCCGTACGGCTACCTCCCGACGGATCCGGTGCGGTTGAAGGAGGAGCTCGACCGGCGCGGGCTCACGATGACGGCAGGTACGACGTTCGAGCAGTTGCACCGCCCCGACGGGTGGGAGGCGACGTGGCGCGACATCGTGAAGACGGCCGAGCTGACCGCGGCGATGGGCGCGAAGCACCTGGTCGTGATGCCGTCGATGTGGCGTGGCGACAACGGCGAGATCGTCGAGGAGCGGCTCGACCACGAAGGACAGGCCAAGCACGGGCGGGCGGTAACGGAGCTGGGTCGTCGGCTGGCCGAGGAGTTCGGGCTGCGGACGCAGTACCACCCGCATGCGGACGGCCATGTGGACACGCAGGACACGGTCGAGCGCTTCCTCGAGGAGACCGACAGCGCCTACGTGAACCTGTGCCTCGACACGGGGCACATCAGCTACTGCGGCGGCGACAACCTCGAGCTGATCCGGAAGTACCCGGACCGGATCGGTTACGTACACCTCAAGCAGGTCGATCCGAAGGTGCTCGGGGAGGTCGAGGCGGAGGGTCTGAGCGTCGACGAGGCTGTCCGGCGGGGCGTGTTCTGCGAGCCGCCGTACGGCGTACCCGAGCTGCCGCCGGTGCTGGAAGCGCTTGCCGGGTTGGATGCCGACGTGTTCGCGATCGTCGAGCAGGACATGTATCCGTGCGCTCCCGACGTACCGCTGCCGATCGCGGAGCGCACGCTCACGTATCTGAAGTCACAGCAGCTGATCACCGGCGGGGGTGGCGAATCGGATTAA
- a CDS encoding sugar ABC transporter substrate-binding protein, with amino-acid sequence MVRWQKKAVAAVAAVALAAALAACSSSGGKQKEQSSSGSGGNVADTPRMKVALITHSGPGDTFWDIVRRGAEAAAKKDNIELQYSADPDGAAQANLVQTAIDSKVDGIAVTLNKPDAVIPNVKKAIAAGIPVTILNGGLDRWKTTGALGYFGQDERIAGQATGEKLKQLGAKKVICVIHEQGNVSLEARCQGIKDKFGNVENVNVNGTDQPGTQATLTSKLQADKTADYVVALNAGIALTAVQAVKDAGSSAKVASFDMSKEMVKAVQDGTVQFAVDQQPYLQGYLAIDAIWLYKTNGDTIGGGDATLTGPAFIDKSNIAAVQKYAEAGTR; translated from the coding sequence ATGGTTCGGTGGCAGAAGAAGGCGGTGGCCGCGGTCGCGGCTGTCGCACTTGCCGCGGCTCTGGCCGCGTGCAGCTCCTCCGGCGGCAAGCAGAAGGAGCAGAGCTCCAGCGGCAGCGGCGGTAACGTCGCCGACACGCCGCGGATGAAGGTTGCCCTGATCACCCATTCAGGGCCCGGCGACACCTTCTGGGACATCGTCCGGCGCGGCGCCGAGGCGGCCGCGAAGAAGGACAACATCGAGCTGCAGTACTCCGCCGACCCGGACGGCGCTGCCCAGGCGAACCTGGTGCAGACCGCGATCGACTCGAAGGTCGACGGTATCGCGGTCACGCTGAACAAGCCCGACGCGGTGATCCCGAACGTCAAGAAGGCGATCGCGGCCGGTATCCCGGTGACGATCCTGAACGGTGGCCTCGACCGGTGGAAGACCACCGGCGCCCTCGGGTACTTCGGCCAGGACGAGCGGATCGCCGGCCAGGCGACCGGTGAGAAGCTCAAGCAGCTCGGCGCGAAGAAGGTCATCTGCGTCATCCACGAGCAGGGCAACGTCAGTCTGGAGGCCCGCTGCCAGGGCATCAAGGACAAGTTCGGCAACGTCGAGAACGTCAACGTCAACGGCACCGACCAGCCCGGGACCCAGGCGACCTTGACCTCGAAGCTGCAGGCCGACAAGACCGCCGACTACGTCGTCGCGCTGAACGCCGGCATCGCGCTGACCGCGGTCCAGGCGGTCAAGGACGCGGGGTCGTCGGCGAAGGTCGCGAGTTTCGACATGAGCAAGGAAATGGTCAAGGCGGTCCAGGACGGCACGGTGCAGTTCGCCGTCGACCAGCAGCCGTACCTGCAGGGCTACCTGGCGATCGACGCGATCTGGCTGTACAAGACGAACGGCGACACCATCGGCGGTGGCGACGCGACACTGACCGGCCCGGCGTTCATCGACAAGTCGAACATCGCGGCGGTCCAGAAGTACGCCGAAGCCGGGACGCGCTGA
- the iolB gene encoding 5-deoxy-glucuronate isomerase: MTEWVRPAGTAADGGYDVVVRPGEPQWHHSGLLVRTLLPGQSVEIDTGDCEYIVLPLKGSAEVIVDGEAVPLGGRADVFAGATDLAYVPRNSTFAVVSAGGARIAFPHAKAAADHPFRRLGPEDVETELRGAGVASRQVRNFGTPGVLDADSIIACEVITPAGNWSSYPPHKHDEHRPGKESELEEIYYFELQLSDDVPEDVKGNDPIGYQRVYGTPERPIDVLAEVHSGDVVLVPHGWHGPAMAPPGYDMYYLNVMAGPGKERQWLITDDPQHAWVRELWNSQHIDPRLPFGEQGAES; encoded by the coding sequence ATGACTGAATGGGTTCGGCCCGCCGGTACGGCGGCGGACGGCGGGTACGACGTGGTGGTACGGCCCGGCGAGCCGCAGTGGCATCACAGCGGCCTGCTGGTCCGGACGCTGTTGCCCGGGCAGTCGGTGGAGATCGACACCGGGGACTGTGAGTACATCGTCCTGCCGTTGAAGGGTTCGGCGGAGGTGATCGTGGACGGTGAGGCCGTACCGCTCGGTGGTCGGGCCGACGTGTTCGCGGGTGCGACGGATCTCGCCTACGTACCGCGGAACTCGACCTTCGCGGTGGTGAGCGCCGGCGGCGCGCGGATCGCGTTCCCGCACGCGAAGGCCGCCGCGGACCATCCGTTCCGGCGGCTCGGCCCCGAAGACGTCGAGACCGAGCTGCGCGGCGCCGGGGTCGCCTCCCGTCAGGTTCGTAACTTCGGTACGCCGGGCGTCCTCGACGCGGACTCGATCATCGCCTGCGAGGTGATCACGCCGGCCGGGAACTGGTCGTCCTACCCGCCGCACAAGCACGACGAGCACCGGCCCGGGAAGGAGAGCGAGCTCGAGGAGATCTACTACTTCGAGCTGCAGCTGTCCGACGACGTACCGGAAGATGTCAAGGGCAACGACCCGATCGGCTACCAGCGGGTCTACGGTACGCCGGAACGTCCGATCGACGTCCTCGCCGAGGTGCACAGCGGCGACGTGGTGCTGGTCCCGCATGGTTGGCACGGGCCGGCGATGGCACCGCCCGGCTACGACATGTACTACCTGAACGTGATGGCCGGCCCTGGCAAGGAACGCCAGTGGCTGATCACCGACGACCCGCAGCACGCCTGGGTCCGTGAGTTGTGGAACTCCCAACATATCGATCCGCGCCTGCCTTTCGGAGAACAAGGAGCTGAGTCATGA
- a CDS encoding ABC transporter permease produces the protein MASTITSPASADDRVSARSLGARLLSRPEIGSLVGAAVILVFFLIAAPPFRNIDNTGTILYQAALIGVMAVPVSLLMIGGEFDLSAGVAVTTSGLTAGIFSYQFSMNVWVGVLVALVFSLAIGAFNGWLLMRTGLPSFLVTLGTFFILQGLNIAVTRITSGAVASNSISDMDGFGAAKAIFASEFKLGGITVKIIIVWWIVFVAIAAWVLLKTQIGNWIFAAGGDAAAARAVGVPVKKVKIGLFMAVGFFAWFTGMQLLFNSNGVVQSGEGVGKEFLYIIAAVVGGCLLTGGYGSVVGAAVGALIFGMVQLGVVYAGWNPDWFKAFLGAMLLLATIVNLVVKKRAEAR, from the coding sequence ATGGCATCGACCATCACCTCACCCGCATCGGCGGACGACCGCGTCTCCGCTCGGTCCCTCGGCGCCCGGCTGCTCAGCCGGCCCGAGATCGGGTCGCTGGTCGGCGCGGCCGTGATCCTGGTGTTCTTCCTGATCGCGGCGCCGCCGTTCCGCAATATCGACAACACGGGCACGATCCTGTACCAGGCCGCGCTGATCGGGGTGATGGCGGTGCCGGTCTCGCTGCTGATGATCGGCGGCGAGTTCGACCTCTCGGCCGGCGTCGCGGTGACGACGTCCGGCCTGACCGCGGGCATCTTCTCGTACCAGTTCAGCATGAACGTCTGGGTCGGCGTTCTGGTCGCGCTGGTCTTCTCACTCGCGATCGGTGCCTTCAACGGCTGGTTGCTGATGCGGACCGGACTGCCCAGTTTCCTGGTGACGCTGGGTACGTTCTTCATCCTGCAGGGCCTGAACATCGCGGTCACCCGGATCACCTCCGGCGCCGTCGCGTCGAACTCGATCAGCGACATGGACGGGTTCGGCGCGGCGAAGGCGATCTTCGCGTCGGAGTTCAAACTCGGCGGTATCACGGTCAAGATCATCATCGTCTGGTGGATCGTGTTCGTGGCGATCGCCGCGTGGGTGCTGCTGAAGACCCAGATCGGCAACTGGATCTTCGCGGCCGGCGGTGACGCGGCGGCCGCGCGGGCGGTCGGCGTACCGGTGAAGAAGGTGAAGATCGGGCTGTTCATGGCGGTCGGGTTCTTCGCCTGGTTCACCGGCATGCAGTTGCTGTTCAACTCCAACGGCGTCGTGCAATCCGGTGAGGGCGTCGGCAAGGAGTTCCTGTACATCATCGCCGCGGTCGTCGGCGGCTGTCTGCTCACCGGCGGCTACGGTTCGGTCGTCGGTGCGGCGGTCGGTGCGCTGATCTTCGGCATGGTCCAGCTCGGCGTGGTGTACGCCGGCTGGAATCCGGACTGGTTCAAGGCGTTCCTGGGCGCCATGTTGCTGCTGGCAACCATCGTGAACCTGGTCGTGAAGAAGCGGGCGGAGGCACGATGA
- a CDS encoding CoA-acylating methylmalonate-semialdehyde dehydrogenase, with translation MSTDIKRITHLVGGSSWTGVAERTSNVYNPATGQVTGELDLASAATVDEVVKVAHDASKAWAQTSLTKRAQILFAYRELVSRNKDRIAALITAEHGKVLSDAVGEVTRGLEVIEFACGIPHLLKGGYSEGVSTKVDVYSIRQPLGVCAVISPFNFPAMVPMWFVPIAVACGNSVVIKPSEKDPSAANAMAELWKEAGLPDGVVNVVHGDKEAVDRLLEHPDVKSISFVGSTPIAKYVYENGTKNGKRVQALGGAKNHMIVLPDADLDLAADAAVNAGFGSAGERCMAISALVAVEPIADELIGKIKERMATLKTGDGTRGCDMGPLVTGAHRDKVAGYVAAGVEAGAELVVDGREGNFDGADDGFWLGPTLFDKVTPEMSIYTDEIFGPVLSVVRTTSYDAALDLVNSNPYGNGTAIFTNDGGAARRFQNEVEVGMVGINVPIPVPMAYYSFGGWKNSLFGDTHAHGTEGVHFFTRGKVVTSRWLDPSHGGINLGFPTHD, from the coding sequence GTGAGTACTGACATCAAGCGCATCACCCACCTCGTCGGCGGCAGCTCGTGGACCGGGGTCGCCGAGCGGACCAGCAACGTCTACAACCCGGCGACCGGCCAGGTGACGGGCGAGCTGGACCTCGCGTCGGCGGCGACCGTCGACGAGGTCGTCAAGGTCGCTCACGACGCGTCGAAGGCCTGGGCACAGACGTCGCTCACCAAGCGCGCGCAGATCCTGTTCGCGTACCGCGAGCTGGTCAGCCGGAACAAGGACCGGATCGCGGCGCTGATCACCGCCGAACACGGCAAGGTGCTGTCCGACGCGGTCGGCGAGGTGACCCGCGGGCTCGAGGTGATCGAGTTCGCGTGCGGCATCCCGCACCTGCTCAAAGGCGGGTACAGCGAGGGCGTCTCGACCAAGGTCGATGTGTACTCGATCCGCCAGCCGCTCGGGGTCTGCGCGGTCATCTCGCCGTTCAACTTCCCGGCGATGGTGCCGATGTGGTTCGTCCCGATCGCGGTTGCCTGTGGCAACAGTGTGGTGATCAAGCCGTCCGAGAAGGATCCGTCCGCGGCGAACGCGATGGCCGAGCTGTGGAAGGAGGCCGGCCTGCCGGACGGTGTGGTGAACGTCGTGCACGGCGACAAGGAGGCGGTCGATCGGCTGCTCGAGCACCCGGACGTGAAGTCGATCTCGTTCGTCGGGTCGACGCCGATCGCCAAGTACGTCTACGAGAACGGTACGAAGAACGGCAAGCGCGTGCAGGCGCTCGGCGGCGCTAAGAACCACATGATCGTGCTGCCGGACGCGGATCTGGATCTCGCCGCCGACGCGGCGGTGAACGCCGGGTTCGGATCGGCCGGCGAGCGCTGCATGGCGATCTCCGCGCTGGTCGCGGTCGAGCCGATCGCGGACGAGCTGATCGGCAAGATCAAGGAGCGGATGGCGACCCTCAAGACCGGCGACGGGACGCGTGGGTGCGACATGGGTCCGCTCGTCACGGGTGCGCACCGGGACAAGGTCGCCGGGTACGTCGCGGCCGGGGTCGAGGCCGGCGCGGAGCTGGTGGTCGACGGACGTGAGGGTAACTTCGACGGCGCGGACGACGGGTTCTGGCTGGGTCCGACGCTGTTCGACAAGGTCACGCCGGAGATGTCGATCTACACCGACGAGATCTTCGGCCCGGTGCTGTCCGTGGTGCGGACGACGTCGTACGACGCGGCGCTCGACCTGGTGAACTCGAACCCGTACGGGAACGGGACGGCGATCTTCACCAACGACGGCGGCGCGGCCCGGCGGTTCCAGAACGAGGTTGAGGTCGGGATGGTCGGTATCAACGTCCCGATTCCGGTGCCGATGGCGTACTACTCGTTCGGCGGTTGGAAGAACTCCCTGTTCGGCGACACGCACGCGCACGGAACCGAAGGCGTCCACTTCTTCACCCGAGGCAAGGTCGTCACTTCCCGCTGGCTGGACCCGTCCCACGGCGGAATCAACCTGGGCTTCCCGACCCACGACTGA
- a CDS encoding ATP-binding cassette domain-containing protein: MTTTESFADEAAASPNSPIVLLEDVGKSYGNINALRGVSLAVRQGEITCVLGDNGAGKSTLIKIIAGLHDYTSGRMSVNGEERHFSSPRESLDSGIATVYQDLALAPLMSVWRNFFLGNEITRGPFRQLDAAKMKRIAEEELTKMGISIPDLEQPVGKLSGGQRQCVAIARAIHFGAKVLILDEPTAALGVNQSGVVLKYIVKARDAGIGVIFITHNPHHAYLVGNHFVVLKLGRVALDTHRSQITLEQLTTEMAGGSELEALSHELREIDPGRVVDQPQGRDDE; this comes from the coding sequence ATGACCACCACGGAGTCGTTCGCGGACGAGGCGGCTGCCAGCCCCAACTCGCCCATTGTGCTGCTCGAGGACGTCGGCAAGAGCTACGGCAACATCAACGCGCTGCGCGGGGTGTCGCTGGCCGTCCGGCAGGGCGAGATCACCTGCGTGCTGGGGGACAACGGCGCGGGCAAGTCGACGCTGATCAAGATCATCGCCGGCCTGCACGACTACACCTCCGGCCGGATGTCGGTGAACGGCGAGGAACGGCACTTCTCCTCGCCGCGCGAGTCGCTCGACAGCGGGATCGCGACCGTCTACCAGGACCTCGCGCTGGCGCCGCTGATGTCGGTCTGGCGGAACTTCTTCCTCGGCAACGAGATCACCAGGGGACCGTTCCGGCAGCTCGACGCGGCGAAGATGAAGCGGATCGCCGAGGAGGAGCTGACCAAGATGGGGATCTCGATCCCCGACCTCGAGCAGCCCGTCGGGAAGCTGTCCGGCGGCCAGCGGCAGTGCGTCGCGATCGCGCGCGCGATCCACTTCGGCGCCAAGGTGCTGATCCTGGACGAGCCCACCGCGGCGCTCGGGGTGAACCAGTCCGGTGTGGTGCTGAAGTACATCGTGAAGGCGCGGGACGCCGGGATCGGGGTCATCTTCATCACCCACAACCCGCACCACGCGTACCTCGTCGGCAACCACTTCGTCGTGCTGAAGCTCGGCCGGGTGGCGCTGGACACGCACCGGTCGCAGATCACGCTGGAGCAGTTGACCACCGAGATGGCGGGCGGTTCCGAGCTGGAGGCCTTGAGCCACGAGCTCCGGGAGATCGATCCTGGAAGGGTCGTGGACCAACCACAGGGGAGGGACGATGAGTGA
- the iolD gene encoding 3D-(3,5/4)-trihydroxycyclohexane-1,2-dione acylhydrolase (decyclizing), whose protein sequence is MTVRLTVAQALVRFLSVQYSERDGVRQRLIAGCLGIFGHGNVAGVGQALLQSELQDPKALPYILARNEQAMVHTAAAFARTRDRLQTYACTASVGPGSTNMVTGAALATINRLPVLILPSDVFATRVATPVLQELESFGAGDVSVNDAFRPVSKYFDRVWRPEQLPSALMNAMRVLTDPVETGAVTLALPQDVQAEAYDWPDELFVERTWYVARPLPEASIVDKALDLLRSAQRPLIVAGGGVHYSGAEDALREFAERTGIPVSETQAGKGSLSWDHPQSVGAVGSTGTTAANALARDADLVIGIGTRYSDFTTASRTAFQNPDVRFLNINVARFDSGKHAGLPVVADARETLVSLGSALGEWSVDANYTAEAQELTRTWNGTVDAIFRPTPERMAAEGLLTQGEVIGTVNELSAASDVVVCAAGSMPGDLHKLWRTRDPKGYHVEYGYSCMGYEIAGGLGVRLGAPDRDVFVLVGDGSYLMMSSELATAVQENLKIIVVLVQNHGFASIGALSESLGSQRFGTAYRKRTGDGRLDGDYLPVDLAANVRSFGVEVIEVHSKPDLEKAIQTAKAASGPIAIHVTTDPMIGGPDSDSWWDVPVSEVSELQTTQSAAASYEESKKAQRPYLSPAEGDS, encoded by the coding sequence ATGACGGTGCGTCTCACGGTCGCGCAGGCGCTGGTGCGATTCCTGAGCGTCCAGTACTCGGAGCGGGACGGGGTCCGGCAGCGGTTGATCGCGGGGTGCCTGGGCATCTTCGGTCACGGCAACGTGGCCGGGGTCGGCCAGGCGTTGCTGCAGTCGGAGCTCCAGGACCCGAAGGCGCTGCCGTACATCCTGGCCCGGAACGAGCAGGCCATGGTGCACACGGCGGCGGCCTTCGCCCGCACACGTGACAGGCTGCAGACCTATGCCTGTACGGCGAGCGTCGGTCCCGGCTCGACCAACATGGTGACCGGTGCGGCACTCGCCACGATCAACCGGCTGCCGGTGCTTATCCTCCCTTCGGACGTGTTCGCGACGCGGGTGGCGACACCCGTGCTGCAGGAACTGGAGAGCTTCGGCGCCGGTGACGTCTCGGTCAACGACGCGTTCCGCCCGGTGTCGAAGTACTTCGACCGCGTCTGGCGGCCCGAACAGTTGCCGTCGGCACTGATGAACGCGATGCGAGTGCTGACGGATCCGGTCGAGACCGGCGCGGTGACGCTGGCCCTCCCGCAGGACGTCCAGGCCGAGGCCTACGACTGGCCGGACGAGCTCTTCGTCGAGCGCACCTGGTACGTCGCACGCCCCTTGCCGGAGGCATCAATTGTCGACAAGGCGCTAGATCTCCTACGGTCCGCGCAGCGTCCGTTGATCGTGGCCGGCGGTGGCGTGCACTACTCCGGTGCCGAGGACGCGTTGCGTGAGTTCGCTGAGAGGACCGGCATCCCCGTGTCGGAAACCCAAGCAGGTAAGGGATCTCTGAGCTGGGATCATCCGCAGTCGGTGGGCGCGGTCGGCTCGACGGGGACCACGGCAGCCAACGCGCTGGCGCGGGACGCCGACCTGGTGATCGGCATCGGCACCCGCTACAGCGACTTCACGACAGCCTCGCGGACGGCCTTCCAGAACCCGGATGTGCGGTTCCTCAACATCAATGTCGCGCGCTTCGACAGTGGTAAGCATGCAGGCCTCCCGGTAGTGGCCGATGCGCGGGAAACCCTTGTTTCGCTGGGGTCCGCACTCGGCGAGTGGTCCGTGGATGCCAATTACACAGCCGAGGCCCAGGAACTCACCAGGACCTGGAACGGAACTGTGGACGCAATTTTCCGGCCCACTCCCGAACGGATGGCGGCTGAAGGACTGCTCACTCAGGGCGAGGTGATCGGAACCGTCAACGAATTGTCGGCGGCGTCTGATGTGGTTGTGTGTGCGGCCGGATCGATGCCGGGCGACCTCCACAAACTGTGGCGGACACGCGACCCGAAGGGATACCACGTCGAATATGGCTACTCCTGCATGGGATACGAGATCGCCGGCGGCCTCGGGGTCCGGCTCGGCGCACCGGATCGCGACGTGTTCGTCCTGGTCGGCGACGGGTCGTACCTGATGATGTCCAGCGAGCTGGCGACCGCGGTCCAGGAGAACCTCAAGATCATCGTGGTCCTGGTGCAGAACCACGGCTTCGCGTCGATCGGCGCGCTCTCGGAGTCGCTCGGCTCCCAGCGGTTCGGTACGGCGTACCGCAAGCGCACCGGCGATGGCCGGCTGGACGGCGACTACCTGCCTGTCGACCTGGCCGCGAACGTGCGCAGCTTCGGCGTCGAGGTGATCGAAGTGCACAGCAAACCCGATCTGGAGAAGGCGATCCAAACCGCGAAGGCGGCGAGCGGCCCGATCGCGATTCACGTCACCACGGATCCGATGATCGGCGGCCCGGACAGCGACTCGTGGTGGGACGTCCCGGTCAGCGAGGTCTCGGAGCTGCAGACGACGCAGTCGGCCGCGGCGTCGTACGAGGAGAGCAAGAAGGCCCAGCGTCCGTACCTGTCTCCGGCCGAGGGGGACAGCTGA
- a CDS encoding Cgl0159 family (beta/alpha)8-fold protein, translating into MGELTEVRVRFPERVVEGWLGRRTRALVGDDGRLLIVAADHPARGALGVRGDRMAMGSRLELVARLVVALQRPGVDGVLATPDVLEDLLLLGALEGKVVIGSMNRGGLQGAAFELDDRFTAYRTADEIAARRLDGGKMLTRIDLADPGTVATLESSAAAVTGLAEHKLMAMVEPFWTTRGADGRVTNVLDPDSVIKSIQIASGLGATSAYTWLKLPVVDELERVMEATTLPTLLLGGDPTAAPEATYASWGKALELPSVRGLVVGRALLFPPDGDVAAAVDHAAALVHGSNG; encoded by the coding sequence TTGGGGGAGTTGACTGAGGTTCGGGTTCGGTTTCCGGAGCGGGTTGTTGAGGGGTGGTTGGGGCGGCGGACGCGGGCGTTGGTGGGGGATGATGGGCGGCTTTTGATTGTGGCTGCGGATCATCCGGCTCGTGGGGCGTTGGGGGTGCGTGGTGATCGGATGGCGATGGGTAGCCGGTTGGAGTTGGTTGCGCGGTTGGTGGTTGCGTTGCAGCGGCCGGGGGTGGACGGAGTGCTGGCTACTCCTGATGTGCTCGAGGATCTGCTGTTGCTCGGGGCGTTGGAGGGCAAGGTCGTCATCGGGTCGATGAACCGGGGTGGGCTGCAAGGGGCGGCGTTCGAGTTGGACGATCGGTTCACGGCGTACCGGACGGCGGACGAGATCGCGGCGCGGCGGCTTGATGGCGGGAAGATGCTGACCCGCATCGACCTTGCCGATCCGGGGACCGTGGCGACGCTCGAGAGCAGTGCCGCGGCCGTGACCGGACTGGCTGAGCACAAGCTGATGGCGATGGTCGAACCGTTCTGGACGACCCGGGGTGCGGACGGGCGGGTGACGAACGTGCTCGACCCCGACTCGGTGATCAAGTCGATCCAGATCGCCTCCGGACTCGGTGCGACCAGCGCGTACACGTGGTTGAAGCTTCCGGTCGTCGACGAACTCGAACGGGTGATGGAGGCAACGACCCTCCCGACGTTGCTGCTCGGTGGCGACCCGACGGCGGCACCGGAAGCGACGTACGCCTCGTGGGGCAAGGCGCTCGAGCTGCCGTCTGTCCGTGGACTGGTGGTCGGACGGGCGCTGCTGTTCCCGCCGGACGGTGACGTGGCTGCAGCGGTTGATCATGCGGCCGCACTGGTGCATGGCAGCAACGGATGA
- a CDS encoding Gfo/Idh/MocA family protein — protein MSDLRVGVVGVGVMGADHAERVARKTSGARLVAVSDADRGRAEALAARLSEGLGGESESTARHSGGTAYVDSVRVVEDPMELIAADDVDAVILASPGFAHADQLFACLEHGKPVLCEKPLTMDAASALRVVEAEHKLGRQLIQVGFMRRFDPEYAALKQLLDSGELGRTLLLHNVHRNKSVASSFRSEMIVRDSMVHEVDVARWLFGEEITRITVYTPKPTSLVAEGAFDPQLAVFELASGAMADVEVFVNFQVGYEVRCEAVAERGSATVGLGSGVFTRAGEHWGGAMPADFRIRFEQAYDLEVQRWVDATRRGEIDGPSAWDGYAAAAVCEAGLESLSSGTPVDVALADRSKVLG, from the coding sequence ATGAGTGACCTGCGCGTCGGCGTCGTCGGCGTCGGGGTGATGGGCGCGGACCATGCCGAGCGTGTCGCGCGGAAGACGTCGGGCGCACGGCTGGTCGCGGTGTCCGACGCCGATCGCGGCCGGGCCGAGGCGCTCGCCGCTCGGTTGTCGGAGGGCCTGGGCGGCGAGTCCGAGAGCACGGCGCGGCACTCGGGCGGCACGGCGTACGTCGACAGCGTCCGGGTGGTCGAGGACCCGATGGAGCTGATCGCGGCCGATGATGTCGACGCGGTGATCCTGGCGTCACCGGGGTTCGCGCATGCGGATCAGCTGTTCGCCTGCCTCGAGCACGGGAAGCCCGTGCTGTGCGAGAAGCCACTGACGATGGACGCGGCGTCGGCTCTCCGTGTCGTCGAGGCCGAACACAAGCTCGGGCGGCAGCTGATCCAAGTCGGGTTCATGCGCCGCTTCGATCCGGAGTACGCCGCTCTGAAGCAGCTGCTCGATTCGGGCGAGCTCGGGCGGACACTGCTGCTGCACAACGTGCACCGGAACAAGTCGGTCGCATCGTCGTTCCGGAGCGAGATGATCGTCCGGGACTCGATGGTGCACGAGGTCGACGTCGCCCGCTGGCTGTTCGGCGAGGAGATCACCCGGATCACCGTGTACACGCCGAAGCCGACGAGCCTGGTGGCGGAGGGCGCGTTCGATCCGCAGCTGGCGGTGTTCGAGCTGGCGAGCGGAGCGATGGCCGACGTGGAGGTTTTCGTCAACTTCCAGGTCGGGTACGAGGTCCGCTGTGAGGCCGTTGCCGAACGAGGCAGTGCGACGGTCGGACTCGGGTCCGGTGTGTTCACCCGCGCGGGCGAACACTGGGGCGGCGCGATGCCGGCCGATTTCCGGATCCGGTTCGAGCAGGCGTACGACCTCGAAGTACAGCGTTGGGTCGACGCGACCAGACGCGGCGAGATCGACGGGCCGAGCGCCTGGGACGGGTACGCCGCGGCGGCCGTCTGTGAGGCCGGGCTCGAGTCGCTGAGCAGCGGCACGCCGGTCGACGTCGCACTGGCCGACCGCAGCAAGGTCCTCGGATAA